Genomic segment of Mycolicibacterium psychrotolerans:
GGGTGGCGGGTCGAAGGACACGTGGGTGCTGGCCTCGCGCACCTCGGTGGCCGATCGCGAGCTCGGCGCCGCGGAGGTGGTGCGTTCGCTGCCCAAGGCCGCCGCGAGTAAGAACGGCAGCCGCACCGCCAAGGCGGAGGCGGCCACCCTCGATCAGCAACAGCAGCAGCAGCAGTAGGGGGCGTTCGACGATGCTGGCGAGAAACGCGGAATCGCTCTACTGGATCGGGCGCTACGTCGAGCGTGCCGACGACACGGCCCGGATCCTCGACGTCACGGTGCATCAGCTGCTCGAGGACTCGAGCGTGGATCCCGACCAGGCGTCGCGCACGCTGCTGCGGGTGCTGGGCATCGACCCTCCCGACGAGTACCTCGACGTGTGGTCGTTGACCGACATCGTGGCGTTCAGCCGCGAGACCTACGGTGCGTGTTCGATCGTCGAGGCCATCTCCGCGGCGCGCGAGAATGCCCGCGGTGCACGCGAAGTCACCTCCACCGAGATCTGGGAGTGCCTCAACACCACGTACAACGCACTGCCCGAGCGGGAACGGGCCGCCAAACGCCTCGGCCCGCACGAGTTCCTGTCCTTCGTGGAGGGTCGCGCGGCGATGTTCGCCGGACTGGCCGACTCGACACTCTCGCGGGACGACGGCTACCGCTTCATGGTCCTGGGCCGCGCGC
This window contains:
- a CDS encoding alpha-E domain-containing protein — protein: MLARNAESLYWIGRYVERADDTARILDVTVHQLLEDSSVDPDQASRTLLRVLGIDPPDEYLDVWSLTDIVAFSRETYGACSIVEAISAARENARGAREVTSTEIWECLNTTYNALPERERAAKRLGPHEFLSFVEGRAAMFAGLADSTLSRDDGYRFMVLGRALERVDMTVRLLLSRVGDSASSPAWVTLLRSAGAHDTYLRTYRGVLDAGRVVEFMLLDRLFPRSIFYSLKLAEHSLDELMNRPHGRLGATAEAQRLLGRARSELEFLRPGVLLETLETRLASLQTTVFDVGESLALQYFHSAPWVAWTDAGRNALVIEEGEI